In Methylobacterium currus, the genomic stretch AGCCGAGGCCCGCCGGCGCGAAGTTCTAACCCGTCTTATTCACGAGGACGGTGGATCTGGGGTGGCGAGCGTAGCATAAAGCATTGTTGTAGCTTAGGGATTGGGTGCTGACGCCAAGCCTTCAGATCGCACCGAGCCTGCCACGCCCGCCATGTCCGATCCTACGTGTCTCCCGTTCGCGTTTCCATCCGTTCGGGGCAAGAAGCTCACAGCCGCCTTCGATGGCGGACGCCTGACCTCGGATGGCGGCGTCCTGCTGCTCGCCCAGGCCGCCCGGCGGTTGGACATTGCCGACAAGCTCGCTGCTGTGATCCCGGACCGGCGTGACCCCAGCCGGGTTCTGCATCCGTTGCCCGAGATCCTGCTGGCGCGCATCCTGGCGATTGCCTGCGGGTATGAGGATGCGGACGACCTCGACCACCTGCGCCGACCCCGCCTTCAAGCTCGCCTGCGGCCGCCTGCCCGAGAGCGGGCACGACCTGATGAGCCAGCCCACCGTCTCGCGGCTGGAGAACACGCCGGGTCTGCGCGACCTCATCCGGCTCGGGCGGGTGCTGGTCGACCTCTACTGCGCCAGCTACCCCGTCCCGCCCGACGCCGTCACCCTGGACATCGACGACACGTGCGACGTGGTGCACGGCCAGCAGCAACTGTCGCTGTTCAACGCCCATCACGATGAGCGCTGCTTTCTGCCGATCCACGTCTACGACACCGCCACCAGCCGCCCGGTCGCGATGATCCTGCGGCCGGGCAAGACGCCCGGGCCGCGAAGTGCGTGGACATCTGCGCCGCCTGGTCCGGGCGATCCGCCGTCATTGGCCGAACACCGCGATCACCATCCGGGGCGACGGCCACTACGGCCGGCCCGAGGCAATGGACTGGTGCGAGAACAACCGCGTCGCTTACGTCTTCGGTTTGACCGGCACCAAAGCGCTGGCGGCCAAGGTGGAACAGACGGCCGATCACATCAGAGTTGTGCGAGCCATCGACAACGAGGACGCGGTGCGGGGCTTTGCCGAGACCCGGCACGCGGCCAAATCCTGGCGGCAGGAGCGGGCGCGTCGTCGCCCGTATCGAGGCGACCCGGCTCGGCCTCGACGTCCGCTATGTCGTCACAAACATCACGACCGGCACGCCGGAATGGCTCTATGCCGACCTGTACTGTGCCCGCGGACAGGCCGAGAACCTGATCAAGCTGCACAAGAGCCAGCTCGCCTCCGACCGTACCTCGTGCCGGCATCCCGCCGCCAACCAGATGCGGCTCGTCCTGCACACGGCGGCCTACTGGCTGATGCTGAGCGTGCGTGAGGCCATCCCGAAAGCGCACCGCCTCGCCACGGCCGAGTTCGCCACGCTCCGGCTGCGCCTCCTGAAGCTCGGCGCCCGCATCCGCGAGACCGCCAGCCGGGTTCGCCTCGCCTTCGCCACCGCCTGTCCTGAGGCCGACCTACTGAGCCATCTTGCGACCACGCTCGCCCCCAGCACCTGGCTAAACCAAGGGGCCGTGATGCCCCCACAAACCCGCTCCCGTCCCTCCAGTGCTGACAGAACGATCCAGGTCCACACGCGTCAGAACAGACGCCCGAGCCCGCGCGCCATCAGCCCAAAACACGCCGCAAGCCACTGCCCGGTGAATAAGACGGGCTAAAACATCACGGCACAGGGCGCCGGTAGCGGCGTCCGTTGCCGCGGCCGGGCTTTCGTGTCCTCGGCCTACTCAAGTAAGCGCAGGCGACAAGCCTCACAGACTCGTTGCCCAGCCGGCCATTCCGATGCCGCCGCGGTCGGCGTTGATCGTCCGGCTTTACGACGGCTTGGCGAGGCGTGAGGGGACGCGTCTCTTGGTCGAGTTCGGAGCACAGTCCGAGAAGGCCACGCATCGGCGTGCCGATGTTCGATCCCGGCGATGTCGGGAAGGCGCCGGGCATCCCGCACATCCGGATGTAACGAAAAGATTTTGAGCTCCGAACTCCATGAGCAATGGCACTGAAGCAAGGGCGCTCCCTCAAAGGACGGTGGACAAGATCATGAAACTTTCGGTGGCATTGCTCTCGTAACATTGGCCTTCGTGGGCACGGCATCGGCCGCGCCCAGTTGGCAGACGCGGACCGGTCCGCGCCTCCAAGCATCATATCTCAAGCCCGCCCTGCGTGATCCGGAGATGACGGGGAGCCTCGCGGGCAGCCCGAACCGCACGCGCGTCTTGCGCGACGTCCAGGGACGAGACTTCCGCAGCAGCACGCGCGGCAACGCGCAGTTCCCGGAGCGCCCGCCAGCTCAGCAAAACCTCGGCGGCACTGCCGGCGGCCCTGAGTTTTGAGCACCCCACCTCGCACGCCACCGCTGGCCGCAGCACCTGCTGCGGCCGCCCCCACGTGGCGGCGCCTCCCATTATGGCGCACTCTCGCGCTGGTGCTGCTTCTCATGGGCGCTGGCGTCGCCGTCGCGTCGTCCTTGAGCCGCGCCGCTTCGGACCATTATGCCTTCGAGCTCGTCGAGCGTGAGGTGAAGCAGGGTTACGGCACGACCATCCTGGTCCGGCTCGTCGACGAGCGCACCGGCAAGGTGGTTCCGGACGCGGTCCTGTTCATCAGCCGGATCGACATGTCGCCTGACGGGATGGGCCAGATGGCGGCCCCGCTGGAGCTTCAGGCCGATACACTGCCCGGCTACTACCGTTTCGAGACCGATCTTTCGATGCAGGGCGCCTGGGCGCTCACCCTCGCCGCAAAGATCCCCGGCCTTGCGGACCCGGTCCAACGCAGGCTCGTCCTGCAGGCAGTGCAATGATGCATCAGAACACGCCCTTTCACGACTTCGAGGAGTTCGAGACCGCCCCTGGTGGCGGTGGTCGGGCGAGATGGATCACGGGCATCACCTGATCCTCCCCTGTTTTAGTTTTTTAGTGGCTGTCGCGGACCGGCGCGACGCGCGCCGAGGGTACCAGAGCAGAACCAAATCGCGTCTCCGAAGCAGCTGGCCTAGATCCTGGGGCAACCCGTCGCGACACTGCCGCCCCGCGCCACGGACGATCTCGCTCGTATCCGGCAGGATGCCGAGGCAGCACGCGTGGCCGATCTGGCGCAGCGGTTCACGATGCTGGTGCGCGCCTGCGGCCTGGGCGGCGACCGACCGGCGGATGCGGTCGGCGAACTCGACAGATGGCTCTTGGAGACGCGGAGCTGTGGCGTCGCGGCGCTGGCGACCTTCGCAGCCGGCTTGGTGCAGGATAGGGCGGCCGTTCGGGCGGCGCTGACGACGTCCTGGAGCAACGCGCAGGCGGAAGGGCAGATCAGTCGGCTGAAGATGCTCAAACGCACCATGTACGGCCGCGCCAGCTTCGCACTCCTCCGTCGCCACGTCCTCCTCGCTGCCTGATCCACGCAAAGTGATATTGGTGGCGAATTCGGCACAGCTCAGTCAGGCCGCGAGTTGATGCAGCCGCGCAAAGGCTGAGTGCCGTGTTCGCGCCTTTGGTTCGTCTGCCAGCCACCGCAGCAAGCGTGCCAAGTTCATCGCGGCTGCCGTCATCAGGTGGGCAAGGTGCGTCTTCGCGTGCCCAAAGTACGGCGTTCGTCGGAGCCGAGATGACCGCACACCCTGGGCAATCGTGCCTTCGACGCCGGCCCGCCGCGCGTATTCGGCTGCGAAATCCGCGGTCTGCTCCCGCGCCCGCCCGACGCGCAAAGCCTCGTGTTGCGCCTCTGGGCGGATCGTGATCGCCCGGCGTGCAGTGCTCGCGCGCGTGCACTGCGGCCGGAGCGGGCACGCTCGGCAGTCGCTGGGGGCGAACTTGATCTTGATCACCGGCGTCGTGCCGCGGGCGAGCGCCGGCGTCCAGCTCTGGCTTCGCTTGCCGGCTGGACACGTTGCCCGCTGCTGAACGAAGTCGATGGCGAAGTCCCGTGCGGCGAACCCAGCGCCGGCCCGCGCCTGCCACTGTCGGTCGCCGCGCGTCGGGCCAATCAGGTCGACCCCGTAGCGTTCCTGGGCGTCGACGAACAGCGCCGCATTCACAAAGCCGGTGTCGGCAATGTGGGTCTTGGGCAGCAGGCCCCGTGCAGCGAGCGCCGCGTGGATGGTCGAAGTCGTGGCGTCGTCCGAGACCGCGGCGGTCGTCGTCTCAACGTTGGTGATCAGGTTCGGGGTGCCCTCGTCGCACGTCTCGGTCAGG encodes the following:
- a CDS encoding FixH family protein; the protein is MGAGVAVASSLSRAASDHYAFELVEREVKQGYGTTILVRLVDERTGKVVPDAVLFISRIDMSPDGMGQMAAPLELQADTLPGYYRFETDLSMQGAWALTLAAKIPGLADPVQRRLVLQAVQ